Proteins from a single region of Runella sp. SP2:
- a CDS encoding Txe/YoeB family addiction module toxin: protein MSFRIDFTKQAQIDIDFHKKSGNKVLLRKLLTLLEEIAEHPFTGTGKPEPLKHNLTGLWSRRINHEHRLIYEVVGEVVVIILAAKGHYE, encoded by the coding sequence ATGAGCTTTCGTATTGATTTTACAAAGCAAGCTCAAATTGACATTGACTTTCACAAAAAGTCTGGCAATAAAGTATTGCTTAGAAAGTTACTAACCCTTTTGGAAGAAATTGCAGAACATCCATTCACAGGAACTGGGAAGCCTGAACCATTAAAGCATAATTTGACAGGATTGTGGTCTCGACGTATTAATCATGAACATCGACTCATTTACGAAGTTGTCGGTGAGGTTGTAGTAATTATCCTCGCTGCCAAAGGGCACTATGAGTAA
- a CDS encoding M56 family metallopeptidase gives MKTTTFFSEPITSALGWTLLHSLWQGGVVVLFAAVALFALRKRSSVARYWVGISGLVAQVLASVVTFVLYYQPVSAVATSSLTTLQTQRYWASGMTYAKVALPWYKEVLLFLQLHLDTIVLFWGIGASVLLVRLVGSWVYVQQLKAEGIQLTEPSVQSLFRRVLGTLRIRQNVHLFESVRVTTPMVIGFVKPVVLLPVGLVTGLSPKQIEAVLAHELAHVKRYDYLVNLLQSLVEVVYFFHPALWWLSGRVRQEREHCCDDIAVAVCGDKMAMAKALAEVAAYRSTPALAMAFANKKGAMLHRVKRVLGVTEKPQQRLNASGLLLVLLLVVGVSVYAFQPQDKPKKDAKLRNTSHTLKDMQFVMDEQGKLTKVKWKNRFLSSKQVAELQRLKEQLAEGTVALSDIKQADFKAILSRITEVEDGLSTGLSALGNIALDNIEIMEAVEDVIEPIEALAEVEIADSILVNGKWVEVGSAFEAKIDEAKMAYYHRQIDSLHRLMEPQMQKMNELRLKMEQYEFQVNEVERKREVLEWKKNKASNERSQILDKRSQLLHQENAAKKLSDDQIEKALAQYEEQVKQFESQMQQFNKQMAELSEQEKAARKPIEELEEQQRKLEAVNEKFSQEMERYSDELNNLFPPPPPPPVEFRAKAARTPRAPRAVRTPASAVKAVAAPKAVGTPPPPPPPAKKKK, from the coding sequence ATGAAAACGACGACTTTTTTCTCCGAACCCATCACCTCGGCTTTGGGATGGACATTGCTTCACTCTCTTTGGCAAGGGGGAGTGGTAGTACTCTTTGCCGCAGTTGCACTGTTTGCGTTGCGTAAACGCTCAAGCGTTGCGCGGTACTGGGTAGGTATCAGCGGCTTGGTCGCCCAAGTGCTTGCTTCGGTAGTGACCTTTGTGCTTTATTATCAGCCAGTAAGCGCCGTTGCTACGTCTTCATTGACAACGCTTCAAACGCAACGTTACTGGGCCTCGGGTATGACCTATGCCAAAGTGGCCTTGCCCTGGTACAAAGAAGTGCTTTTGTTTCTCCAACTTCATTTGGACACCATCGTGCTATTTTGGGGCATTGGTGCTTCGGTACTATTGGTGCGTTTGGTGGGCAGTTGGGTATATGTGCAACAACTCAAAGCCGAAGGCATTCAACTGACCGAACCTAGCGTACAGTCGTTGTTTCGTCGGGTGTTGGGTACGCTGCGTATTCGTCAAAACGTACATTTGTTTGAGTCGGTGCGCGTAACTACGCCTATGGTGATTGGATTTGTAAAACCCGTCGTGCTTTTGCCCGTTGGTTTGGTTACGGGTTTGAGCCCCAAACAAATTGAGGCAGTTTTGGCCCACGAACTAGCCCACGTGAAGCGTTACGATTATTTGGTGAACTTACTCCAATCGTTGGTAGAAGTGGTGTATTTCTTTCATCCAGCCTTGTGGTGGTTGTCGGGGCGCGTACGTCAAGAGCGAGAACACTGCTGCGACGATATTGCCGTAGCCGTTTGTGGCGACAAGATGGCTATGGCCAAAGCCTTGGCCGAAGTCGCCGCTTACCGTTCCACCCCCGCGTTAGCAATGGCGTTTGCCAACAAAAAAGGAGCGATGCTGCACCGCGTCAAAAGAGTATTGGGCGTGACTGAAAAGCCGCAGCAACGGTTAAACGCGAGCGGTTTATTGTTGGTTTTACTCTTGGTAGTAGGCGTTTCTGTGTATGCTTTTCAGCCACAGGATAAACCCAAAAAAGACGCTAAACTTAGGAATACCAGCCACACCTTAAAAGACATGCAATTTGTAATGGATGAGCAAGGAAAACTGACCAAAGTAAAATGGAAAAATCGGTTTTTGTCGTCAAAGCAAGTGGCAGAGCTACAACGCCTAAAAGAACAATTGGCAGAGGGAACGGTAGCGCTCAGCGATATTAAACAGGCTGATTTTAAGGCTATATTATCTCGCATTACGGAGGTTGAAGATGGATTGTCAACGGGTTTATCTGCTTTGGGCAACATTGCGCTGGACAACATAGAGATTATGGAAGCAGTAGAAGATGTGATTGAGCCTATTGAAGCATTGGCAGAAGTTGAAATAGCAGATTCCATTCTAGTCAATGGAAAATGGGTAGAGGTAGGTAGTGCATTTGAAGCCAAAATAGACGAGGCAAAAATGGCGTATTACCACCGCCAAATCGACAGCCTTCACCGATTGATGGAGCCTCAGATGCAGAAAATGAACGAATTGCGCCTAAAGATGGAGCAGTACGAGTTTCAGGTGAATGAGGTGGAGCGTAAGCGAGAAGTGCTCGAATGGAAAAAGAACAAAGCTTCCAACGAACGTAGCCAAATTTTGGACAAACGTAGTCAGTTGCTTCACCAAGAAAATGCGGCCAAAAAGCTGTCAGACGACCAGATTGAAAAGGCATTGGCGCAGTACGAAGAGCAGGTGAAACAATTTGAAAGCCAGATGCAACAGTTCAACAAGCAGATGGCCGAATTGTCGGAGCAAGAAAAGGCCGCCCGCAAGCCCATCGAGGAATTGGAAGAACAACAACGTAAGCTGGAGGCCGTAAACGAGAAGTTTTCGCAGGAAATGGAACGGTACTCAGATGAGTTGAATAATTTATTCCCACCTCCGCCTCCACCGCCAGTTGAGTTTCGAGCGAAAGCGGCCCGCACTCCTCGCGCTCCACGGGCAGTTCGTACGCCAGCATCTGCGGTGAAAGCTGTGGCAGCTCCCAAAGCGGTAGGAACGCCACCTCCGCCACCACCACCCGCCAAAAAGAAGAAGTAA
- a CDS encoding GtrA family protein, producing the protein MKKKTTLFNIKDLVVYFLIAGTGAVVQLASGSFFRNYVDFYTSVSLGYIVSFFVGFVLTKLFAFDARNTNQTRREMVKFGIVACLSFGITVGLSALSLELFHASSPTDFIYQIPFDFIPAKSREINVTEATSTLVGMGFSFVSNFILHKTFTFRSTGFYDRAKAALNLGRN; encoded by the coding sequence GTGAAGAAGAAAACTACTCTATTTAACATAAAAGACCTCGTCGTATATTTTTTGATTGCAGGTACTGGGGCCGTTGTTCAGCTTGCTTCTGGGAGTTTTTTCCGTAATTACGTCGATTTTTACACTTCGGTTTCGTTGGGTTATATCGTATCGTTTTTTGTCGGGTTTGTATTAACAAAACTTTTTGCTTTTGACGCCCGAAACACCAACCAAACCCGCCGTGAAATGGTCAAATTTGGCATCGTAGCATGTTTGTCCTTTGGAATAACCGTTGGTTTGTCAGCTTTATCGTTGGAGCTTTTCCACGCATCAAGTCCCACAGATTTTATTTACCAAATCCCGTTTGATTTTATACCTGCTAAGTCAAGAGAAATCAACGTGACCGAAGCTACTTCTACCTTGGTAGGAATGGGCTTTAGCTTTGTGAGCAACTTCATTTTGCACAAAACCTTTACTTTTCGCAGTACAGGTTTCTACGACCGCGCCAAGGCTGCATTGAATTTAGGCAGAAACTAA
- a CDS encoding ABC transporter permease: MTTFVASYQSEWLKTKRSLAAWLVVLGGFFIPFILFWARVLYPDKLRKEVVSPTYWEGILGQSWQFMAIFMLPMGLVLATSLLTQMEFRNNTWKQLHTTPQGYTTIFVAKLGVLLTMLFQFFVLFNLGMYLSGILPPLVRGISLPKQAFPWEVYLKTSGHFLVNCLPIIGFQYLVSLQFRNFLVPLGAGIGLLLASLIGLEWEHGHWLPYSYCPYYFFSLRGAKMGTLTVDDFSKWALGYFVGFTLLSYFFYVLKKDKS, translated from the coding sequence ATGACAACGTTTGTAGCTAGTTATCAGAGCGAATGGCTCAAAACCAAGCGAAGTTTGGCGGCTTGGCTAGTGGTTCTCGGTGGTTTTTTTATTCCGTTTATTCTTTTTTGGGCGCGGGTATTATACCCCGACAAACTCCGCAAAGAGGTTGTTTCCCCGACTTATTGGGAAGGGATTTTGGGGCAAAGTTGGCAGTTTATGGCTATTTTTATGCTGCCAATGGGACTCGTACTGGCCACGAGCTTACTTACCCAAATGGAGTTCCGCAACAATACGTGGAAGCAACTCCACACAACTCCGCAAGGCTACACGACCATTTTTGTGGCAAAGTTAGGGGTTTTGCTCACCATGCTTTTTCAATTTTTTGTGTTGTTTAACCTTGGCATGTATTTGTCGGGCATACTTCCGCCCTTAGTGCGGGGGATTTCGCTGCCCAAACAAGCGTTTCCGTGGGAAGTGTATCTAAAAACAAGCGGACATTTTTTGGTAAATTGTTTGCCTATTATAGGGTTCCAATACTTAGTTAGTCTTCAGTTTCGCAATTTTTTGGTGCCGCTCGGAGCGGGTATCGGATTGTTGCTGGCGTCGTTGATAGGACTGGAGTGGGAGCATGGGCATTGGCTGCCGTATAGTTATTGTCCGTATTATTTTTTCAGTCTTCGCGGGGCAAAAATGGGAACGCTGACCGTCGATGACTTTTCCAAATGGGCATTGGGGTATTTCGTTGGATTTACGCTTTTGAGTTACTTCTTTTATGTCCTAAAGAAAGACAAGAGTTAA
- a CDS encoding LytTR family DNA-binding domain-containing protein — translation MIAIAIDDEPKALDIVRVFAQKVPYLELQATFQDAFEALDFLQKQSVDLIFLDIKMPDISGLEFLRALPSPPLVIFTTAYAEHAVQSYDFDAVDYLLKPFALSRFLKACNKAHETLKMRELASEEAKVRPVTVAPTESIFVKNGYEQVRVMLDDILYLEAGGNYVVFVTKTQKIASRMTMSEAEGLLPGEQFVRIHRSYIVAKSKVERFDRYEVSVAGQLLPIGANYNTAKLA, via the coding sequence ATGATTGCCATTGCCATCGACGACGAGCCCAAAGCGCTAGACATAGTGCGCGTTTTTGCCCAAAAAGTGCCCTATTTGGAGCTACAAGCTACTTTTCAGGATGCGTTTGAGGCGTTGGATTTTCTGCAAAAACAATCGGTGGACTTGATTTTCTTGGACATAAAAATGCCCGATATTTCGGGGTTGGAGTTTTTGCGAGCTCTTCCGAGCCCACCGCTCGTGATTTTTACTACTGCTTACGCCGAACATGCTGTCCAGAGCTACGACTTTGATGCAGTTGATTATCTGTTGAAACCCTTTGCGTTGAGCCGTTTTTTGAAGGCGTGCAACAAAGCCCACGAAACGCTAAAAATGCGCGAATTGGCCTCGGAAGAAGCCAAAGTCCGCCCAGTGACGGTCGCGCCCACCGAGAGCATTTTTGTAAAAAATGGCTACGAGCAAGTGCGGGTGATGCTCGATGATATTTTGTATTTGGAAGCGGGAGGCAACTATGTTGTTTTTGTTACTAAAACCCAAAAAATTGCTTCTCGCATGACGATGAGCGAGGCAGAAGGCTTACTTCCAGGCGAGCAGTTTGTGCGGATTCATCGGTCATACATTGTGGCCAAAAGTAAGGTCGAGCGTTTTGACCGTTATGAAGTGAGTGTGGCAGGACAATTATTGCCCATTGGGGCTAATTATAACACCGCAAAATTGGCATAA
- a CDS encoding LytTR family DNA-binding domain-containing protein translates to MKHSCIIVEDEPLALERAQGYVQKLPFLSLKTTFESALEALSYLKNNPIDIVFLDIHLGDFSGIQLLESVSLKGQVILTTAYHEYALKGFDLKIADYLLKPYTFERFVQAVDRAQSLLPKSEPQNSRPFIFVKTEYRLEKLMLDEILFIEGMGNYRRIHTATQKIMTLQTFAEFEQELPPSFLCRVHKSYMVAIAKIDSIEKDRIRMGETIIPISDSYRQTFFSLIGQS, encoded by the coding sequence ATGAAGCATAGCTGTATTATTGTCGAAGACGAGCCTTTGGCGCTCGAACGTGCCCAAGGTTACGTACAAAAACTCCCTTTCCTGAGCCTAAAAACAACGTTTGAGAGCGCGTTGGAGGCATTGAGTTACTTGAAAAACAACCCGATTGATATTGTCTTTTTGGATATTCATTTGGGCGATTTTTCGGGCATTCAGCTCCTAGAAAGTGTGTCGTTGAAAGGGCAAGTTATTCTGACGACTGCCTACCATGAGTATGCCCTCAAAGGATTTGATCTCAAAATCGCCGATTATTTACTCAAACCTTACACCTTTGAGCGTTTTGTTCAGGCCGTTGACCGAGCGCAAAGTTTATTGCCTAAATCTGAGCCTCAAAATTCGAGACCGTTTATTTTTGTCAAAACCGAATACCGCCTCGAAAAGCTCATGCTCGATGAAATCCTGTTTATCGAAGGCATGGGCAATTACCGAAGGATTCATACGGCCACCCAGAAAATCATGACGTTGCAGACCTTCGCTGAGTTTGAACAAGAGCTGCCACCGAGCTTTTTGTGTCGGGTGCATAAGTCGTACATGGTAGCGATTGCGAAGATTGATTCGATTGAAAAAGACCGTATTCGGATGGGAGAAACCATCATTCCGATTTCGGATAGTTACCGACAAACGTTTTTTTCGCTCATCGGGCAAAGCTGA
- a CDS encoding DUF2683 family protein has product MKQITLNIPDSKYSFFMQLVKSLSFVQVVDKESESSYSPALVEKIQKSRQEYHEGNFVSIEKENLKGFLGIE; this is encoded by the coding sequence ATGAAACAGATTACACTCAATATCCCAGACAGTAAGTATTCCTTCTTTATGCAGTTGGTAAAGTCTTTGAGTTTTGTTCAAGTGGTTGATAAGGAATCCGAAAGTAGTTATAGCCCAGCCTTGGTGGAGAAGATTCAGAAAAGCCGACAGGAGTATCACGAAGGAAACTTTGTAAGCATAGAAAAAGAGAATCTTAAAGGGTTTTTAGGAATCGAATGA
- a CDS encoding ATP-binding cassette domain-containing protein, with amino-acid sequence MYCIETSELSYQYSKQGQELNRVNLRVKEGSIYGFLGPNGAGKTTTLKLILGLLKKQQGQIKVFGEDFDPHRLSVLSKIGSLIESPSLYSQLSATENLSVWQKLYSCPKTRIQEVLELVGLGQTGAKKAGQFSLGMKQRLGIATALLHSPSLLILDEPTNGLDPSGIVEMRELLKRLNKEHGITILISSHLLSEIEKLVTEVGIINQGKMLFEGSLGELMQRQRSAGGIRLDTNNNAAAIERLIAQGLDARHEQGKIVLPLLARSEIAQLNRELVQHELDVYEISTVESDLESIFMTLTHL; translated from the coding sequence ATGTATTGTATCGAAACCAGCGAATTGTCGTACCAGTACTCCAAGCAGGGGCAAGAGCTTAATCGGGTCAACCTTCGGGTGAAAGAAGGGAGCATCTACGGGTTTTTAGGCCCCAACGGCGCGGGAAAAACCACTACACTCAAGCTCATTTTGGGCTTATTAAAAAAACAACAAGGTCAGATTAAGGTCTTCGGAGAGGATTTTGACCCTCACCGACTGTCTGTTTTGTCCAAAATTGGCTCGTTGATTGAGTCGCCTTCGCTTTACAGCCAACTCTCGGCTACGGAAAACCTCAGCGTTTGGCAAAAACTCTATTCTTGTCCAAAAACACGTATTCAGGAAGTATTGGAGTTGGTGGGATTGGGGCAAACTGGTGCCAAAAAAGCAGGACAATTTTCGCTCGGGATGAAACAGCGACTAGGTATTGCCACCGCTTTGCTGCACAGCCCGTCGCTGCTGATTCTTGACGAACCTACCAATGGTTTGGACCCAAGCGGAATTGTCGAAATGCGGGAGTTGCTCAAACGCCTCAACAAAGAACACGGAATTACGATTTTGATTTCGAGTCACTTGCTGTCCGAAATTGAAAAGTTGGTGACGGAGGTAGGCATCATCAACCAAGGCAAAATGCTGTTTGAGGGGTCGCTGGGTGAATTGATGCAGCGGCAACGGAGTGCGGGAGGAATTCGGCTCGATACCAACAATAATGCAGCTGCCATTGAGCGGCTGATAGCCCAAGGACTGGACGCAAGGCACGAGCAGGGCAAAATTGTGCTGCCGTTGTTGGCGCGTTCGGAAATTGCCCAACTGAACCGCGAACTGGTACAGCATGAGCTCGATGTATATGAAATCAGCACCGTCGAAAGCGATTTGGAAAGCATTTTTATGACTTTAACTCACCTCTAA
- a CDS encoding MFS transporter — MKYRALFTLPVIVSALGFFVDVYDLLIFSIVRVPSLQSLGYSEAEVSKIGTFIFNCQQAGLLVGGMVWGIWGDKRGRLSVLFGSIITYSLANIACGFVEDPNLYALLRFVAGVGLSGEIGAAMTLVTEIVPKEIRSLGPTLVAGIGYLGAGAAYLTQEWFTWRTAYMVGGGMGLLLLLLRISVFESGLFLQLKETKVSRGNYLYFFSSWPRLVKYFRCVLIGVPTWFVVGILGTFGNEFGKALGIDEGISPGKCVMFIYFGLTAGDFFSGPLSHWLQSRRKAILFLLFIGVIFVGIYLFGGVRSANMLYVVCFLTGVCTGYIGLYLMMVAELYGTNLRATATTSVPSVVRGMAIPMTLAFQGLKPSFGALGGAALLGVLCYGLALLAIYKTDETFGRNLDFVEE, encoded by the coding sequence ATGAAATATCGTGCTCTTTTTACCTTGCCCGTCATTGTGTCGGCGCTTGGTTTTTTTGTGGATGTCTATGACTTGCTCATTTTCAGCATTGTACGCGTTCCAAGCCTTCAATCACTGGGCTATTCGGAAGCCGAAGTCTCCAAAATTGGAACGTTTATCTTCAACTGTCAGCAAGCGGGTTTGTTGGTAGGCGGAATGGTATGGGGAATTTGGGGCGATAAACGCGGCCGCTTGTCGGTGTTGTTTGGGTCTATCATTACCTATTCGTTGGCCAACATTGCCTGTGGTTTTGTCGAAGACCCCAACCTGTACGCTTTGCTGCGCTTTGTGGCGGGGGTGGGGTTGTCGGGAGAAATTGGGGCGGCCATGACCCTCGTAACCGAAATCGTTCCCAAAGAGATTCGCAGTCTTGGGCCGACGTTGGTGGCGGGAATCGGGTATTTGGGGGCGGGTGCGGCGTACCTGACCCAAGAATGGTTTACGTGGCGAACGGCCTACATGGTGGGCGGAGGCATGGGCCTGTTGCTGCTGCTCTTGCGAATTAGTGTGTTTGAGTCGGGGTTGTTTTTGCAACTGAAAGAAACGAAGGTTTCCCGAGGTAATTATTTGTACTTTTTTAGCAGTTGGCCGAGGCTGGTCAAGTATTTTCGTTGTGTGCTCATTGGCGTCCCGACTTGGTTTGTGGTGGGAATTCTGGGAACATTCGGCAACGAGTTTGGTAAAGCGTTGGGCATCGACGAAGGGATTTCGCCTGGCAAGTGTGTAATGTTTATCTATTTTGGCCTAACCGCAGGAGACTTTTTTAGCGGGCCGCTGAGTCATTGGCTACAATCCCGACGGAAGGCCATTCTATTTTTGCTTTTCATTGGAGTTATTTTTGTCGGAATCTACCTGTTCGGAGGTGTTAGGTCGGCCAATATGCTCTACGTAGTGTGCTTTTTGACGGGAGTTTGCACGGGCTACATTGGCCTGTACCTAATGATGGTGGCCGAACTCTACGGCACCAATCTCCGTGCCACGGCCACCACTTCGGTACCGAGCGTAGTGCGAGGAATGGCTATTCCGATGACGTTGGCTTTTCAAGGGTTAAAACCTTCGTTTGGAGCACTAGGCGGCGCGGCGTTATTGGGAGTATTGTGCTATGGTTTAGCCCTATTAGCCATCTATAAAACCGATGAAACCTTTGGCCGCAATTTGGATTTTGTGGAAGAGTAA
- a CDS encoding MFS transporter: MPKSSNQNTLFGLPVIVAALGYFVDIYDLLLFGIVRVPSLKDLGLSEQDVSAVGASIINWQMGGLLLGGIIWGVLGDKRGRLSVLFGSIITYSIANVLCGFIQDTSFLPATELYKYLRFIAGIGLAGELGAGITLVSEILPKELRAIGTSLVAGIGLLGAVVAYFTVEIFGDWRIAYFVGGGLGFGLLLLRVGVIESGMFTEVSSQKHVAKGDFLSFFTNWERFVRYMKCIGIGLPTWFVIGILATFSNEFGKALGIAEPIKPGLAIMWCYVGLAGGDLASGFISHYFHSRKKAVAVLMAFSGVFSIVYLFAGVQSSTMLYTLCLLMGFGIGYWAMFVTIGAEQFGTNLRATAATTVPNMVRGMVILMTTLFAGFKTGSLDVFGWFSLTVPQLGVIGAGTLVGILSYALGFYSTLTVPETHGKDLDFVEI; encoded by the coding sequence ATGCCTAAATCTTCTAACCAAAATACCCTTTTTGGGCTTCCTGTTATTGTGGCCGCACTAGGCTACTTCGTTGATATTTATGATTTACTATTATTTGGAATTGTACGCGTACCTAGCCTCAAAGATTTGGGTTTAAGTGAGCAAGACGTGTCGGCGGTGGGGGCTTCCATCATCAATTGGCAAATGGGAGGTTTGTTGCTTGGCGGAATCATTTGGGGGGTATTGGGCGACAAACGCGGCCGCCTTTCGGTGTTATTTGGTTCCATCATTACTTACTCCATTGCCAACGTACTTTGTGGATTTATCCAAGACACCTCGTTTTTGCCAGCAACTGAGTTGTACAAATACTTGCGCTTTATTGCGGGGATTGGATTGGCGGGAGAATTGGGCGCAGGCATCACCCTAGTGTCCGAAATTTTACCCAAAGAACTTCGTGCCATCGGAACATCGTTGGTGGCGGGCATTGGCCTTTTAGGCGCGGTAGTGGCCTATTTTACAGTCGAGATATTTGGCGATTGGCGCATTGCTTATTTCGTGGGCGGTGGGCTTGGATTTGGGCTTCTCTTACTTCGCGTGGGGGTCATTGAATCAGGGATGTTTACGGAAGTCTCCAGCCAAAAACACGTCGCTAAAGGCGATTTTCTTTCGTTTTTTACCAACTGGGAACGCTTTGTACGCTACATGAAATGTATCGGAATCGGTCTTCCAACGTGGTTTGTGATTGGTATTTTGGCAACTTTCAGCAATGAATTTGGTAAAGCCTTGGGCATTGCCGAACCCATCAAACCAGGGTTGGCCATTATGTGGTGCTACGTAGGCTTGGCAGGAGGCGACTTAGCCAGCGGATTTATTAGCCATTATTTCCACTCGCGCAAAAAAGCTGTGGCAGTGCTGATGGCGTTTTCGGGCGTATTTAGCATTGTGTATTTGTTTGCGGGCGTACAATCTTCGACCATGCTTTATACCCTTTGTTTGTTGATGGGCTTCGGTATTGGCTACTGGGCCATGTTTGTGACCATCGGTGCTGAACAATTCGGGACAAACCTTCGGGCTACGGCTGCGACAACCGTACCCAACATGGTACGCGGAATGGTGATTTTGATGACCACGTTGTTTGCGGGTTTCAAAACGGGCTCGTTAGATGTCTTTGGTTGGTTTTCGCTCACCGTTCCTCAATTGGGCGTTATCGGAGCGGGTACGTTGGTAGGGATTTTGAGTTATGCTTTAGGATTTTACTCGACGCTCACCGTTCCCGAAACCCACGGCAAAGACCTTGACTTTGTAGAAATCTAA
- a CDS encoding RNA polymerase sigma factor yields the protein MESKLYIDKHVELVERCRQGERKAQYELYKLYSKSMFNVCMRVVNHIGEAEDVLQEAFLDAFCHLHTFKGQSTFGAWLKQIVVNKAINHLRQRKMQLVDIEGYGSDDQDIADDVPFDEEGIQMDVERVRKCIEQLPEGYRVVLSLYLFEGYDHEEIGEILNISETTSRTQYMRGKKKLLEMLRPL from the coding sequence TTGGAATCTAAACTATACATAGACAAACACGTCGAACTCGTAGAAAGATGCAGACAGGGCGAGCGCAAGGCGCAGTACGAACTCTATAAGTTGTATTCAAAGTCCATGTTCAACGTCTGTATGCGGGTGGTCAATCACATCGGAGAGGCCGAAGACGTTTTGCAGGAAGCATTTTTGGATGCTTTTTGCCACTTACATACGTTCAAAGGGCAGTCCACGTTTGGGGCGTGGCTGAAGCAGATTGTGGTCAACAAAGCCATCAATCACCTCCGACAACGTAAAATGCAACTGGTTGATATTGAGGGCTACGGCAGCGACGACCAAGACATAGCCGACGATGTTCCGTTCGACGAAGAAGGAATTCAGATGGATGTGGAAAGGGTTCGTAAGTGCATTGAGCAGCTCCCCGAAGGCTACCGTGTTGTTTTGTCGCTCTATTTGTTTGAGGGATACGACCACGAAGAAATCGGAGAAATCCTCAATATCAGCGAAACCACCTCGCGTACGCAGTACATGCGAGGAAAGAAAAAATTGTTAGAAATGTTACGCCCTCTTTGA
- a CDS encoding sensor histidine kinase, with the protein MKRGVVISLHFGYWVLYFLLLSLILVCLQLGSPIKGQPFFYQWRFHVFFSTFAILPALLGFYSFYFLLFDLFLMRRKIVLLFVVGLLTATGCGLISEVVMSVMYTFKVGPGVFHEGARTTLALLLVITIIAVLNGAVALIMRGFMRWYAEIKLKEELMQKNFEMELALVKSQISPHFLFNTLNNIDVLIVKNASQASAYLNQLSDIMRFMLYETKSEEIQLSRELSYLEKYIALQKIRTSNPDFARFRVDGAVGEATIAPMVLIPFVENAFKHADARKQGNVIDVSVEVSPEAIVFECVNKRRLQPSTTEYGGLGNELIKRRLSLLYPNRHQLDIVSSEEDYRVRLRISRHEA; encoded by the coding sequence ATGAAGCGAGGCGTAGTGATTTCATTGCATTTTGGGTACTGGGTGCTGTACTTCTTGTTGCTGTCGTTGATATTGGTGTGTCTTCAATTGGGCTCGCCCATCAAAGGGCAGCCTTTTTTTTACCAGTGGCGGTTTCACGTTTTCTTCAGCACTTTTGCCATTTTGCCCGCGCTATTGGGGTTTTATAGTTTTTATTTTCTGCTGTTCGACCTCTTTTTGATGCGTCGCAAAATCGTGTTGTTGTTTGTGGTAGGATTGCTCACGGCTACGGGCTGTGGGCTTATCAGTGAGGTAGTTATGTCAGTGATGTACACGTTTAAAGTGGGGCCAGGGGTGTTTCATGAAGGGGCGAGAACTACGTTGGCGTTGTTGTTGGTCATTACCATTATTGCCGTGCTAAACGGAGCGGTGGCGCTGATTATGCGGGGGTTTATGCGCTGGTACGCCGAAATTAAACTGAAAGAAGAATTGATGCAGAAGAATTTTGAGATGGAACTGGCTTTGGTCAAATCACAAATTAGCCCACATTTTTTGTTCAATACCCTCAACAATATTGACGTACTTATTGTCAAAAATGCCTCGCAGGCATCGGCTTACCTCAATCAACTGTCTGACATCATGCGGTTTATGTTGTACGAAACCAAATCGGAAGAAATACAATTGAGCCGCGAGTTGAGCTATTTGGAAAAATACATAGCCCTGCAAAAAATCAGAACATCTAATCCTGATTTTGCTCGTTTTCGAGTAGATGGAGCGGTAGGCGAGGCCACCATTGCGCCGATGGTGTTGATTCCTTTTGTGGAAAATGCCTTTAAACACGCCGATGCGCGAAAGCAAGGCAATGTCATCGACGTTTCGGTGGAGGTATCACCCGAAGCCATTGTATTTGAATGTGTTAACAAACGTCGATTACAGCCTAGTACGACCGAATACGGCGGTTTGGGCAACGAACTTATCAAAAGACGGTTATCTTTGCTGTACCCCAACCGCCACCAATTAGACATTGTCAGTTCTGAAGAAGATTATCGGGTAAGGTTACGAATCAGTCGTCATGAAGCATAG